The Candidatus Flexicrinis affinis genome has a segment encoding these proteins:
- a CDS encoding DUF4276 family protein gives MLLHFYVEEMSAEVALLELVPKVLAGLDFEYDIFSFQGKPALLRHLPNRLKIYKHRPGDDWRVFVLADRDSDDCKELKKELERIAASVGLETRTASPDRFTVVNRIVIEELEAWYFGDVDAIVAAYPRVSRHLASQRRFRDPDAVPGGTWEQLERLLVDYHPGGLEKIRAAQEISVHMDPRRNRSRSFQVFRDALLDVFK, from the coding sequence ATGCTTCTACACTTCTATGTTGAGGAAATGTCTGCCGAAGTTGCGCTGCTCGAGTTGGTGCCAAAGGTTCTTGCTGGACTTGACTTCGAGTACGACATATTTTCGTTTCAGGGTAAACCGGCGCTTCTGCGACACCTTCCAAATCGGCTCAAGATCTACAAACATCGACCCGGTGATGATTGGCGCGTATTCGTCTTGGCCGATCGAGATTCCGATGACTGTAAAGAACTCAAGAAGGAACTGGAGCGGATAGCCGCAAGTGTTGGGCTTGAAACCCGTACGGCGTCTCCTGACAGATTCACAGTCGTGAACCGAATAGTGATCGAAGAACTGGAGGCTTGGTACTTCGGTGATGTGGATGCGATTGTCGCTGCGTACCCACGTGTTAGCCGACACCTCGCGTCTCAACGGCGATTTCGGGATCCGGATGCAGTACCCGGTGGAACATGGGAACAGCTTGAACGATTGTTAGTGGACTACCATCCCGGCGGCCTAGAAAAGATCCGTGCCGCACAAGAGATATCGGTGCATATGGATCCACGGCGAAATCGATCGAGAAGTTTTCAAGTCTTCCGTGATGCCTTGCTCGACGTATTCAAGTGA
- a CDS encoding type I restriction endonuclease subunit R, which yields MKPFNEDTVEYAAIDWLQQAGWEYVHGGVIAPGEPAAERTSYREVVLEGRLRAQLDLINAHIPPLARAGVFDDVVRRVLRTDSPDVMQNNHAFHRLLTEGVDVSYKADSDTRYDKVWLIDFANPANNGYLAVNQFTVEDVNPKSKSKTNRRPDVVLFVNGLPLVVIELKNAADEQATIHKAYNQLRTYRDDIAGLFRYNALLAISDGIEARVGALGAGWEHFKPWRTVDGGEVGTPTLETVVRGVFAPERLLDITRNFTVFERSEARLIKKVAAYHQVYAVNKAVERTVTATAAAGDRKVGVVWHTQGSGKSLSMLFYAGKIIQHPAMENPTLVVPTDRNDLDDQLFGTFAAGQELLRQEPKRADSREHLRDLLRVASGGVVFTTIQKFMPDDDRMAYPLLSDRRNIVFIADEAHRSQYGFEARMTRAGEFSYGFAKYVRDALPNASFIGFTGTPVETTDANTRMVFGEYIDVYDIQRAVEDKATVPIFYKAQLARLKLREEQRPKIDPDFEEITEGEEETAKERLKTKWAQLEAMVGTSERLEQVARDIVTTFEERLEAMDGKGMIVCMSRRIAVDLYDQLVALRPDWHADTDADGFLKVVMTGSASDPPAYQPHVRSKTQRKALAERFKDPEDGFKLVIVRDMWLTGFDAPSLHTMFVDKPMHGHGLMQAIARVNRVYKDKPGGLIVDYLGIATDLQQAMKAYTEAGSGQPAFDLERAITVMRDAYDVVKSMFHGFDYGAFFRGEPAQRVQVIPKAMEHILKLASGTGDENKKRFMDGVTRLSQAFALCVPDESALRIRDDVAFFQAVRSQFAKSTPVDARTKEDLDGAIKQLVSQAVASPEVINIFEAAGLKTPDVGILSDEFLEDVKRLPERNLALELLRKLLQDEIRTRSRQNVVQARSFADMLDKTIRRYQNRTIDAAQVIAELIAIAKDVRDAQGRGEELGLSNDELAFYDALAESSSARAVMGDKQLAIIAVELLQNVRQNVTIDWAVKQAARARLRVLVKRILRKYGYPPDLQEDAADLVLEQAELIVGGRRIKRAVRRFEHHPQHERRVWIALRQKAHRRFDDPACVGVFVRYAAHGWIDLVTAQTMPAIQAAVAVVLQPVDIVVRVQRDVIETEARALGIEVHLPDCLGLVPGFAAQPIRQAVLG from the coding sequence ATGAAGCCGTTCAACGAGGACACCGTCGAATACGCGGCGATCGACTGGCTGCAGCAGGCCGGCTGGGAGTACGTGCACGGCGGGGTCATCGCGCCGGGGGAGCCGGCCGCCGAACGGACCAGCTACCGCGAGGTCGTCCTCGAAGGCCGGCTGCGGGCGCAGCTCGACCTTATCAACGCGCACATTCCCCCACTGGCGCGGGCCGGGGTCTTCGATGACGTCGTGCGGCGGGTGCTGCGCACCGACAGCCCGGACGTCATGCAGAACAATCACGCGTTCCACAGGCTGCTCACCGAAGGCGTCGACGTCTCGTACAAGGCCGATTCCGACACGCGCTACGACAAGGTCTGGCTGATCGACTTCGCCAACCCGGCGAACAACGGGTATCTGGCGGTGAACCAGTTCACGGTCGAGGACGTCAACCCGAAGTCGAAGTCGAAGACCAACCGCCGGCCGGATGTGGTGCTGTTCGTCAACGGGCTGCCGCTGGTGGTGATCGAACTCAAGAACGCGGCCGACGAACAGGCGACGATCCACAAGGCGTACAACCAGCTGCGGACGTATCGCGACGACATCGCCGGGCTGTTCCGCTACAACGCGCTGCTGGCGATCTCGGACGGGATCGAGGCGCGGGTCGGGGCGCTGGGCGCGGGCTGGGAGCACTTCAAGCCGTGGCGCACGGTGGACGGCGGTGAGGTCGGCACGCCGACGCTGGAGACGGTCGTCCGCGGCGTGTTCGCGCCGGAGCGGCTGCTGGACATCACGCGCAACTTCACGGTGTTCGAGCGTAGCGAAGCGCGGCTGATCAAGAAGGTCGCGGCCTATCATCAGGTCTATGCGGTGAACAAGGCGGTCGAGCGCACGGTCACGGCGACGGCCGCGGCCGGAGATCGCAAGGTCGGCGTGGTGTGGCATACGCAGGGCAGCGGCAAGAGCCTGTCGATGCTGTTCTATGCCGGGAAGATCATCCAGCATCCGGCGATGGAGAATCCGACGCTGGTGGTGCCGACCGATCGGAACGATCTGGACGATCAGTTGTTCGGGACGTTCGCGGCGGGGCAGGAACTGCTCCGTCAGGAGCCGAAGCGGGCGGACAGCCGCGAGCATCTGCGCGATCTGCTGCGGGTGGCGTCGGGCGGCGTGGTGTTCACGACGATTCAGAAGTTCATGCCGGATGACGACCGGATGGCGTATCCGCTGTTGAGCGACCGGCGCAATATCGTATTCATCGCCGACGAGGCGCACCGGTCGCAGTACGGGTTCGAGGCGCGGATGACGCGCGCGGGCGAGTTCAGCTACGGGTTCGCCAAGTATGTGCGCGATGCGCTGCCGAACGCGTCGTTCATCGGGTTCACGGGGACGCCGGTGGAGACGACCGATGCCAATACGCGCATGGTGTTCGGCGAGTACATCGACGTCTACGACATCCAGCGCGCGGTCGAGGACAAGGCGACAGTGCCGATCTTCTACAAGGCGCAGCTGGCACGGTTGAAACTGCGCGAGGAGCAGCGGCCGAAGATCGACCCAGACTTCGAGGAGATCACCGAAGGCGAAGAGGAGACGGCCAAGGAGCGGCTCAAGACCAAGTGGGCACAGCTCGAGGCGATGGTCGGCACGTCGGAACGACTCGAACAGGTCGCGCGGGACATCGTGACGACGTTCGAGGAACGGCTGGAGGCGATGGACGGCAAGGGCATGATCGTGTGCATGAGCCGGCGCATCGCGGTCGACCTGTACGATCAGCTGGTGGCGCTGCGGCCGGATTGGCACGCGGACACCGACGCCGACGGGTTCCTCAAGGTGGTGATGACGGGCAGCGCAAGCGATCCGCCGGCGTATCAGCCGCACGTGCGGTCGAAGACGCAGCGCAAGGCGCTCGCGGAGCGGTTCAAGGACCCGGAGGACGGGTTCAAGCTGGTGATCGTGCGCGATATGTGGCTGACCGGGTTCGACGCGCCGTCGCTGCACACGATGTTCGTCGACAAGCCGATGCACGGCCACGGGTTGATGCAGGCGATCGCGCGGGTCAACCGGGTGTACAAGGACAAGCCCGGTGGCCTGATCGTGGACTACCTCGGCATCGCGACCGATCTGCAGCAGGCGATGAAGGCGTACACCGAGGCCGGGAGCGGTCAGCCGGCGTTCGACCTCGAGCGGGCAATCACGGTGATGCGGGACGCGTACGACGTGGTCAAGTCGATGTTCCACGGCTTTGACTACGGCGCGTTCTTCCGCGGCGAGCCGGCGCAGCGGGTGCAGGTCATCCCCAAGGCGATGGAGCACATCCTGAAGCTGGCCAGCGGGACTGGTGACGAGAACAAGAAGCGGTTTATGGACGGCGTAACGCGGTTGTCGCAGGCGTTCGCGCTGTGCGTGCCGGACGAGTCGGCGCTGCGCATCCGCGATGATGTGGCGTTCTTTCAGGCCGTGCGCTCCCAGTTCGCCAAGTCGACGCCAGTCGACGCGCGGACGAAAGAGGATTTGGACGGCGCAATCAAGCAGTTGGTGTCGCAGGCGGTTGCGTCGCCCGAGGTGATCAACATCTTCGAGGCGGCGGGACTGAAGACGCCGGACGTCGGAATCCTGAGCGACGAATTCCTCGAGGATGTGAAGCGCCTTCCAGAGCGGAATCTGGCGCTCGAACTGCTGCGCAAGCTGCTGCAGGACGAGATTCGTACGCGGTCACGGCAGAACGTGGTGCAGGCGCGGTCGTTCGCGGACATGCTGGACAAGACCATCCGGCGCTATCAGAACCGTACGATCGACGCCGCGCAGGTGATCGCGGAGTTGATCGCGATTGCGAAAGACGTCCGCGACGCGCAGGGACGCGGCGAAGAGCTGGGGCTGAGTAACGACGAGCTGGCGTTCTATGACGCGCTGGCCGAAAGCTCCAGCGCACGCGCGGTCATGGGCGACAAGCAGCTGGCGATCATCGCGGTGGAGCTGCTCCAAAACGTGCGGCAGAACGTGACGATCGACTGGGCGGTGAAGCAGGCGGCGCGGGCGCGGCTGCGGGTGCTGGTGAAGCGGATCTTGCGCAAGTATGGCTATCCGCCGGACCTGCAGGAGGACGCCGCGGATCTGGTGCTCGAACAGGCCGAGCTGATCGTAGGGGGCCGGAGGATCAAACGGGCTGTGCGGCGCTTCGAACACCATCCACAGCATGAACGGCGCGTCTGGATCGCGCTGAGACAGAAA